A stretch of Sulfurimonas autotrophica DSM 16294 DNA encodes these proteins:
- a CDS encoding peptidoglycan D,D-transpeptidase FtsI family protein, giving the protein MVNRNKSKKILLLYVLIFLAFVVFLSVMLLTATKSRNMPSLYTVESSKAQRGSIISADGFHIATTKKLYKAVVNTRYIDPDKKELFIKLFSIYSGMSPTSIKKRLAKRRGVVVLSYDVPQIQAHYLKTLARELRRFKVFLELKNPKTGLRSVHGLSVLESGESREYPYGTLLTPIIGYPHKIEEDGYTSIRGVKGLEKRFDTELSPIQDGYSRGKRDVNSYIILNKESFTKPKINGLDIKLTIPVSFQIRIEKMLDAMKKELRAKEVMIAIMDSKRGDVYAMASSNRYLPKDIKRSDYSSLNSSMIEYSFEPGSVLKPITFALLLEHKLVNPYDLVNGHNGRFKIGRKVITDEHKFDWLSAENVIVYSSNVGIAQLAQRLPGYDFHRGLKSFGFSTKSTPDLIYEKTGSIPSAKRLENEIYKATCAYGYGIRANLMQLLRAYSAFNNNGRMVKPKLVKSFIDERGSIKELGYEEPVQVIKSATAKRMNKILLKTVNEGTGKKAITKGLQVGGKTGTAHIVEKGQYVSKYNTAFMGFANDKKHKYTIGVIVIQPKKSQFAAQTAVPVFKKAVDIMIEEGYLEPNIVK; this is encoded by the coding sequence ATGGTAAACCGCAACAAAAGTAAAAAAATCCTCCTTCTCTATGTACTGATTTTTCTTGCTTTTGTGGTCTTTTTAAGTGTTATGCTTCTAACTGCCACAAAATCGCGCAATATGCCATCTTTATACACAGTAGAAAGTTCAAAAGCCCAGCGTGGCAGTATCATCAGTGCAGACGGTTTTCATATAGCTACAACCAAAAAACTCTATAAAGCAGTAGTCAACACCCGCTACATAGACCCTGATAAAAAAGAGTTGTTTATAAAACTTTTTAGTATCTACTCAGGGATGAGCCCTACGTCAATTAAAAAAAGGCTCGCTAAGCGCAGAGGTGTTGTTGTTCTGAGTTATGATGTCCCTCAAATCCAGGCACATTACTTAAAAACACTCGCTCGTGAGCTCAGACGTTTTAAAGTATTTTTGGAACTGAAAAACCCAAAAACAGGACTTCGTTCAGTCCATGGACTCAGCGTACTTGAGAGTGGTGAAAGCCGCGAGTACCCGTATGGAACACTGCTTACCCCAATCATAGGTTATCCGCATAAAATAGAAGAAGACGGCTACACATCCATCAGAGGTGTCAAAGGACTAGAAAAAAGATTTGATACAGAGCTCTCTCCTATTCAAGACGGATACAGCAGAGGAAAACGTGATGTCAACAGCTATATTATTTTAAATAAAGAGAGTTTTACCAAGCCAAAAATCAACGGTCTTGATATAAAACTCACCATTCCTGTTTCCTTTCAAATCAGAATAGAAAAAATGCTTGATGCGATGAAAAAAGAACTGCGTGCGAAAGAAGTGATGATAGCCATTATGGACTCTAAAAGAGGAGACGTTTATGCAATGGCAAGCTCAAACAGATACCTGCCAAAAGACATTAAACGCAGTGACTACTCTTCGCTCAACAGTTCAATGATAGAGTATAGTTTTGAGCCGGGGAGTGTTTTAAAACCCATAACTTTCGCATTGCTGTTAGAACATAAGCTTGTCAATCCTTATGATTTGGTGAACGGGCATAACGGGCGTTTTAAAATAGGAAGAAAAGTCATCACAGATGAACATAAATTTGACTGGCTCTCGGCTGAGAATGTTATAGTTTACTCTTCAAATGTCGGCATAGCACAACTTGCACAAAGACTCCCCGGGTATGATTTTCACAGAGGTCTCAAAAGTTTCGGTTTTTCCACTAAATCAACACCGGATTTAATTTATGAAAAGACAGGTTCCATTCCAAGTGCAAAACGGCTTGAAAATGAAATATACAAGGCAACCTGTGCTTACGGCTACGGAATTCGTGCAAATCTTATGCAGCTGCTTCGCGCTTACAGTGCTTTTAACAACAACGGTCGAATGGTAAAACCAAAACTAGTCAAGAGCTTTATAGATGAGCGCGGCAGCATAAAAGAACTCGGCTACGAAGAACCTGTTCAGGTCATAAAAAGTGCAACGGCTAAAAGAATGAATAAAATTCTACTTAAAACCGTCAATGAAGGAACTGGGAAAAAAGCCATTACAAAAGGGCTGCAAGTCGGAGGAAAAACAGGAACAGCTCATATAGTTGAAAAAGGACAGTATGTAAGTAAATACAACACCGCTTTTATGGGCTTTGCCAATGACAAAAAGCACAAATATACCATAGGTGTAATTGTAATACAGCCTAAGAAAAGCCAGTTTGCCGCCCAAACTGCCGTACCTGTCTTTAAAAAAGCTGTTGATATTATGATAGAAGAGGGATATTTAGAGCCAAATATTGTCAAGTAA
- a CDS encoding type II secretion system protein — protein MQKSKSAFTMIELVFVIVVLGILAAIAIPKFAATRTDAQISKGRADIASIRSAIITDRQAHIIQGDQNYISGLSQNSTTLFDGNGTVGRELLMYGVTSGTIDGHWSTTDAAAPYIHYVYKVGGKNCNFTYNPATGKFDLNANQDPLCDQLIN, from the coding sequence ATGCAAAAATCAAAAAGCGCTTTTACGATGATAGAATTGGTTTTTGTTATTGTAGTTTTAGGAATTTTAGCAGCTATTGCTATACCCAAATTTGCTGCAACAAGAACAGATGCACAAATTTCAAAAGGGCGTGCCGATATTGCTTCCATACGCTCTGCTATTATTACAGACAGGCAGGCACATATTATTCAGGGAGATCAAAATTATATATCAGGCTTGAGCCAAAATAGCACAACTCTTTTTGACGGTAACGGAACAGTAGGCAGAGAATTGTTAATGTATGGAGTAACTTCTGGTACGATAGACGGACATTGGAGTACAACAGATGCTGCAGCACCTTATATTCATTATGTATATAAAGTAGGGGGAAAGAATTGTAATTTTACCTATAATCCTGCAACAGGTAAATTTGATTTGAATGCAAACCAAGATCCCCTTTGTGACCAACTTATAAATTAA
- a CDS encoding arginyltransferase — MNLLKEFLLDDKCSYLEDKEQTTHYKVIDNCSAKSCENLIQRGYRRFGKMYFRPICATCNECQSIKIDVENFIFSKSAKRVMNKAKNIRTFIRTPSVTQEHIDLFEKYHLYMHEKKDWNYSKTTLQHYYNSFVTGHGDFGYEVLYYDEDRLIAVDLIDILENGVSSIYFYYDHDYAKYSLGKLSLYHQIKFAKSANKKWIYLGYYVEGCPSLSYKSEYTPYVTLQGRPNEHEKFIWS, encoded by the coding sequence ATGAATCTACTTAAAGAATTTTTACTTGATGATAAATGCTCTTATCTTGAAGATAAAGAACAAACTACACACTATAAAGTAATTGACAATTGTAGTGCCAAGTCTTGTGAAAATCTTATCCAAAGAGGCTACAGACGTTTTGGCAAGATGTATTTCAGACCTATCTGTGCTACATGTAACGAATGTCAAAGTATTAAAATTGATGTAGAAAATTTTATATTTAGCAAATCTGCAAAAAGAGTAATGAACAAAGCAAAAAATATTCGTACCTTTATACGTACGCCGAGTGTTACACAAGAACATATTGATTTATTTGAGAAGTATCATCTATATATGCATGAAAAAAAGGATTGGAACTACTCAAAAACAACTCTGCAACACTACTATAACTCTTTTGTGACAGGACATGGTGATTTTGGCTATGAAGTACTTTATTATGATGAAGATAGATTAATTGCGGTAGATTTAATAGATATTTTAGAGAATGGAGTCTCTTCTATCTACTTTTATTATGACCATGATTATGCCAAGTATTCTTTAGGGAAATTATCTCTGTATCATCAGATAAAATTTGCAAAAAGTGCAAATAAAAAATGGATCTATTTGGGCTATTATGTAGAGGGCTGTCCTTCTCTCTCATATAAATCAGAGTACACTCCTTATGTCACCCTTCAAGGCAGACCAAATGAGCACGAAAAGTTTATATGGTCTTAG
- the fusA gene encoding elongation factor G: MPRSHKLEDVRNIGIAAHIDAGKTTTTERILFYTGVEHKIGEVHDGAATMDWMEQEQERGITITSAATTCEWQGKQINIIDTPGHVDFTIEVERSMRVLDGAVSVFCAVGGVQPQSETVWRQRNRYKVPSIVFVNKMDRTGADFYEVERQIRDRLKGNPMPFQLPIGAEDKFEGVVDLVQMKEIVWDEDAAMGSNYHVQEIRPELQEISDEYREKMLETLAEVEGNDEFAEKFLDGEEISQEEIKAAIKSATIGMAIVPMTPGTAFKNKGVQTLLDAVVDYLPSPVEAPPITGTMMDDEEVEVVVESTDNGPFASLAFKIMTDPFVGVLTFIRVYRGSLESGSYVHNSTKDKKERVGRILKMHAIKREEIKEIYAGEIGAVVGLKSTTTGDTLCDPAEKVVLERMDFPEPVISVAVEPKTKADQEKMGIALGKLAAEDPSFRVHTDDETGQTIISGMGELHLEILVDRMKREFKVEAEVGAPQVSYRESIKKEVNQEYKYAKQSGGRGQFGHVFLKVKPGEPDTGFVFHNEIKGGSVPREYIPAVEKGCEEAMSNGVLAGYPMEDVDVTLYDGSYHDVDSNEMAFKLAASMGFKEACRKADAAILEPMMKVEVEVPEDYMGDVIGDLNRRRGQVNNMGDRAGNKIVDAFVPLAEMFGYSTDLRSATQGRATYAMEFDHYEEVPRNVAEEIQKKRNG, from the coding sequence ATGCCAAGAAGTCATAAATTAGAAGATGTAAGAAACATCGGTATTGCTGCTCACATTGATGCGGGTAAAACAACAACAACAGAAAGAATTCTTTTCTATACTGGTGTTGAGCATAAAATTGGTGAGGTTCATGATGGTGCTGCTACTATGGACTGGATGGAACAAGAGCAAGAACGTGGTATTACAATTACTTCTGCTGCAACAACTTGTGAATGGCAAGGAAAACAGATAAATATCATCGATACTCCGGGCCACGTTGACTTTACTATTGAAGTTGAACGTTCTATGCGTGTACTTGATGGTGCTGTTTCAGTATTCTGTGCTGTTGGTGGGGTTCAACCACAATCAGAAACTGTTTGGAGACAACGTAATCGTTATAAAGTTCCATCTATTGTTTTTGTTAACAAAATGGATAGAACTGGTGCAGATTTCTATGAAGTTGAGCGTCAAATTCGTGATCGTCTTAAAGGTAATCCAATGCCTTTTCAGTTACCTATCGGTGCTGAAGACAAATTCGAAGGTGTAGTTGACTTAGTACAGATGAAAGAAATTGTATGGGATGAAGATGCTGCAATGGGTTCTAACTACCATGTGCAAGAGATTCGTCCTGAACTACAAGAAATTTCTGATGAGTACAGAGAAAAAATGCTTGAGACTTTAGCTGAAGTTGAAGGAAATGATGAATTTGCGGAAAAATTCTTAGATGGTGAAGAGATTTCACAAGAAGAGATTAAAGCTGCTATAAAATCTGCAACTATCGGTATGGCTATTGTTCCAATGACTCCGGGTACTGCATTTAAAAACAAAGGTGTTCAGACTTTACTTGACGCTGTTGTTGATTATTTGCCTTCACCTGTAGAAGCACCGCCGATTACTGGAACAATGATGGATGATGAAGAAGTTGAAGTTGTTGTTGAATCAACTGACAACGGACCTTTTGCATCATTGGCATTTAAAATTATGACTGACCCGTTTGTGGGTGTTCTTACTTTTATTCGTGTATACCGCGGTTCTTTAGAATCAGGTTCTTATGTACATAACTCTACAAAAGATAAAAAAGAGCGTGTCGGCCGTATTTTAAAAATGCATGCTATCAAACGTGAAGAGATCAAAGAAATTTACGCTGGTGAAATTGGTGCGGTTGTTGGTCTTAAATCAACGACTACAGGTGATACATTATGTGATCCTGCTGAGAAAGTTGTATTAGAAAGAATGGACTTCCCTGAGCCGGTTATTTCTGTTGCGGTTGAGCCAAAAACAAAAGCTGACCAAGAAAAAATGGGTATTGCTTTAGGAAAACTAGCAGCAGAAGATCCATCATTTAGAGTACATACTGATGATGAAACAGGTCAGACTATTATTTCTGGTATGGGTGAGTTACACCTTGAGATTCTTGTTGATAGAATGAAGCGTGAGTTCAAAGTTGAAGCAGAAGTTGGTGCTCCACAGGTTTCTTACCGTGAATCAATCAAAAAAGAAGTAAATCAAGAATATAAATACGCAAAACAATCTGGTGGACGTGGACAATTTGGACATGTATTCTTGAAAGTTAAACCGGGTGAGCCTGATACAGGTTTCGTATTTCATAATGAAATCAAAGGTGGATCTGTTCCAAGAGAATATATTCCAGCTGTTGAAAAAGGTTGTGAAGAGGCTATGTCTAATGGTGTTCTTGCAGGATATCCAATGGAAGATGTTGATGTTACACTTTATGACGGTTCTTACCATGATGTGGATTCAAACGAAATGGCATTTAAACTTGCTGCTTCTATGGGATTCAAAGAAGCTTGTCGTAAAGCAGACGCTGCAATACTTGAGCCGATGATGAAAGTTGAAGTTGAAGTTCCTGAAGATTATATGGGTGATGTTATCGGTGACCTTAACCGTCGTCGTGGACAAGTGAACAATATGGGTGACAGAGCAGGAAACAAAATTGTTGATGCTTTCGTTCCTCTTGCTGAAATGTTCGGTTATTCAACTGACCTTCGTTCTGCAACTCAAGGGCGTGCTACCTACGCTATGGAATTTGATCATTACGAAGAAGTTCCAAGAAATGTAGCTGAAGAAATTCAGAAAAAACGTAACGGTTAA
- the panC gene encoding pantoate--beta-alanine ligase codes for MKIISNPLVLKQHLKDIDKTAGFVPTMGALHEGHIALIKHAKEENEVVVVSIFVNPTQFLAGEDLDKYPTKDEADKKICELAGVDILFFPNAQEIYSQDEVKICAPNVRGYVLEGATRPGHFSGVLRVVMKLLNIVSPTRAYFGKKDAQQLNLISLMVKQFFMSVEIVPVDIVRDSDGLALSSRNVYLSKEQRKEALKIPKSLYAASKLISKNILNTEKIKEEIYAILAPLETEYVEVLSRDFEVIDEVQIGNSIILVEVIVGETRLLDNIWL; via the coding sequence ATGAAGATTATATCAAATCCTTTGGTGTTAAAACAACATTTAAAAGATATTGACAAAACGGCGGGGTTTGTACCTACGATGGGTGCTTTGCATGAAGGGCACATTGCACTTATAAAACATGCCAAAGAAGAAAATGAAGTGGTGGTGGTTTCTATCTTTGTCAATCCTACGCAATTTTTGGCAGGTGAAGATTTAGACAAATACCCAACAAAAGATGAAGCCGATAAAAAAATATGCGAATTAGCAGGAGTGGATATACTCTTTTTTCCAAATGCACAAGAAATATACAGTCAAGATGAAGTAAAAATCTGCGCACCCAATGTAAGAGGCTACGTACTTGAAGGAGCGACAAGGCCGGGGCATTTCAGCGGTGTTTTGAGAGTTGTAATGAAACTGCTCAATATTGTCTCTCCTACAAGGGCCTACTTTGGAAAAAAAGACGCACAGCAGCTCAATCTTATAAGTTTGATGGTAAAACAGTTTTTTATGAGCGTTGAAATTGTACCAGTGGATATTGTGCGCGACAGTGACGGTTTGGCACTGAGCAGTAGAAATGTTTATCTTTCAAAAGAACAAAGAAAAGAAGCATTGAAAATTCCAAAGTCTTTATATGCAGCATCTAAACTTATCAGTAAAAATATTTTAAATACAGAAAAAATCAAAGAGGAAATATATGCTATTTTAGCACCATTGGAAACAGAATATGTAGAAGTACTAAGCCGTGATTTTGAAGTGATAGATGAAGTGCAAATTGGTAACAGCATCATACTCGTCGAGGTCATTGTCGGCGAAACAAGGTTACTTGACAATATTTGGCTCTAA
- the flgB gene encoding flagellar basal body rod protein FlgB, with the protein MSIEISKTHALLAKALDYRAARQDMISSNIANADTPYYKPRDISFEDALIAKKNELYQDNAHQLKMAQTNSGHLQPKAQASQIKPTLYFRDGHMARNDGNSVDIDVETTEMSKNSIMFNAIVMASKKDAAIFKSVIDASAKVN; encoded by the coding sequence ATGAGCATTGAAATATCTAAAACCCATGCACTTTTAGCCAAAGCGCTGGACTATCGTGCGGCACGTCAAGATATGATATCTTCAAATATCGCCAATGCGGACACACCTTATTATAAGCCTAGAGATATCAGTTTTGAAGATGCTTTGATTGCAAAGAAAAACGAACTTTATCAAGACAATGCGCATCAACTGAAGATGGCACAAACCAACTCAGGGCATTTACAACCTAAAGCACAAGCAAGCCAAATAAAACCTACACTTTACTTTAGAGACGGGCACATGGCACGTAATGACGGTAATTCTGTAGATATAGATGTGGAGACTACAGAAATGAGTAAGAACTCTATTATGTTTAATGCCATTGTCATGGCAAGTAAAAAAGATGCGGCAATCTTCAAGAGTGTTATAGATGCATCTGCAAAAGTAAACTAA
- a CDS encoding type II secretion system protein: MKRAGFTMIELIFVIVILGILAAVAIPKLAATRDDAKVSSELTNLSTCIGDAGSAFTATGTEDNTSAACGALKCFTITLGTTTDGNVTIASGGTDNGTAYCTDAQNKATAKGLIAVHQFGGAKVTY; encoded by the coding sequence ATGAAAAGAGCTGGTTTTACAATGATCGAATTGATCTTCGTTATCGTTATTTTAGGTATTTTAGCAGCAGTTGCTATTCCAAAACTTGCAGCTACACGGGATGATGCAAAAGTATCAAGTGAGTTAACAAATCTATCAACATGTATTGGAGATGCAGGAAGTGCTTTTACAGCTACAGGCACAGAAGATAATACTAGTGCTGCATGTGGGGCATTAAAATGTTTTACAATTACACTTGGAACAACAACTGATGGGAATGTTACTATTGCCTCGGGTGGTACTGATAATGGTACAGCATATTGTACTGATGCTCAAAATAAAGCAACTGCTAAAGGATTGATTGCTGTTCATCAATTTGGCGGAGCCAAAGTTACTTACTAA
- the flgC gene encoding flagellar basal body rod protein FlgC has translation MSNFLNSFDISGYGLSAQRVRVNTISSNIANAQTTRTDEGGPYRRREVVFKAINFNDVYNKALGENTQSAKYEDPLNEGEFGKKVNPAIMSVVVDKVIRDDSKPLMKFEPNNPDADANGYVAYPNINPVVEMSDLVEATRSYQANVAAFQSAKDMANSAISLLQ, from the coding sequence GTGAGTAATTTTTTAAACAGCTTTGACATTAGTGGGTACGGACTATCAGCACAAAGAGTACGTGTTAACACCATTTCAAGCAATATTGCAAATGCCCAAACAACCAGAACCGATGAGGGTGGACCGTACCGCCGTAGAGAAGTCGTCTTTAAAGCTATAAACTTTAATGATGTGTATAACAAAGCACTCGGTGAAAACACGCAAAGCGCAAAATATGAAGACCCTTTAAATGAAGGGGAATTTGGTAAAAAGGTAAATCCTGCTATAATGAGTGTAGTAGTTGACAAGGTTATAAGAGATGATTCAAAACCTCTTATGAAATTTGAACCCAACAACCCGGATGCGGATGCAAACGGATATGTGGCATATCCAAATATTAATCCTGTTGTAGAAATGTCCGATTTAGTAGAAGCGACACGTTCTTATCAGGCAAATGTTGCAGCATTTCAAAGCGCAAAAGATATGGCAAATTCTGCAATATCACTTTTACAATAA
- the prfB gene encoding peptide chain release factor 2: MDNYEYTELLKNIDMKMKNITGVVEPKKIQTRLQEIQELENDQDFWNNADYAAKIQKEKTQLQRKLDKYNTAKNAVEDAKELYDMAKEEDDSESLEALYEDAPNLEKQIRDMEIEVLLSGETDANNAILSIHPGAGGTESQDWAEMLLRMYKRWAERRGFKVEVLDYQAGDEAGIKDVSVLIKGENAYGYLKVENGIHRLVRISPFDSNAKRHTSFASVMVSPEIDDDIDITIEDKDIRIDTYRSSGAGGQHVNKTESAIRLTHIETGVVVQCQNDRSQHKNKATAMKMLKSRLYELELEEQKAKEAGIAKSEIGWGHQIRSYVMQPYQQVKDTRSNEAYSNVSGILDGDIDNMIEGVLIAMNRS, translated from the coding sequence ATGGATAATTACGAATACACAGAACTTTTAAAAAATATTGATATGAAAATGAAAAATATTACGGGTGTTGTCGAGCCGAAAAAAATTCAGACAAGACTCCAGGAGATTCAAGAACTGGAGAATGACCAGGATTTTTGGAACAACGCAGATTATGCAGCCAAAATACAAAAAGAAAAAACACAGCTGCAAAGAAAACTAGACAAATACAATACTGCAAAAAATGCTGTTGAAGATGCAAAAGAGCTTTATGATATGGCAAAAGAAGAAGATGACAGCGAATCCCTTGAGGCACTCTATGAAGATGCACCAAACCTGGAGAAACAAATTCGCGATATGGAAATCGAAGTCCTGCTAAGCGGTGAGACAGATGCTAATAATGCTATTTTATCCATTCATCCGGGTGCAGGGGGAACAGAGTCTCAAGACTGGGCGGAGATGCTGCTAAGAATGTATAAACGCTGGGCGGAAAGACGCGGTTTCAAAGTCGAAGTTTTAGATTATCAGGCGGGAGATGAAGCAGGCATTAAAGATGTTTCAGTACTTATAAAGGGTGAGAATGCCTATGGGTATCTCAAGGTTGAAAACGGCATTCACAGGCTTGTGAGAATCTCGCCCTTTGATTCCAATGCCAAACGTCATACCTCTTTTGCATCAGTTATGGTTTCTCCTGAAATTGATGATGATATTGACATTACTATAGAAGACAAAGACATACGCATAGACACCTACCGCTCAAGCGGTGCAGGCGGACAACATGTAAACAAAACTGAATCTGCAATTCGTTTGACGCACATAGAGACGGGCGTTGTCGTACAGTGCCAAAATGACAGAAGTCAGCACAAAAACAAAGCAACCGCTATGAAAATGCTCAAATCACGTTTGTATGAGCTAGAACTTGAAGAGCAAAAAGCCAAAGAAGCAGGTATCGCAAAAAGTGAAATAGGCTGGGGGCATCAAATACGCTCTTATGTTATGCAGCCCTATCAGCAGGTCAAAGATACAAGAAGTAATGAAGCTTACTCCAATGTTTCGGGCATCTTAGATGGAGATATTGACAATATGATAGAGGGTGTTTTAATAGCAATGAACCGCTCTTAA
- a CDS encoding primosomal protein N' encodes MNYYNISIIGSPLEPFTYHSLQNINIGTKVQVHVKNRVLDGVVIATCNKPAFQTNEVLEVSEFYYSLKQIALAKFIASYYICSLGDAFSVMMPFTGKVETWAVRHESKKGEVKTSLPKSNIVLSDKQEKALTFLQQHKVALLFGDTGSGKTEVYMKYFEQIIQEGKTSIFLMPEISLTPQMSKRLKEHFGDDFVMWHSKLTPLAKKKALAKIYAGEAKIIAGARSALFLPIKDLGLIVVDEEHDESYKSSSRPRYNARDLAIYMGKLYDVHVVLGSATPSLNSYAKFEHTRLKGGHFSSLKTFIYEKSPESLSPLITENLQEVLQKKEQSIVFLPTRANFKYLLCQDCGHTIKCAFCSVGMSVHQHSRALKCHYCNFTQAIPQVCPECHSPNLTSSRLGTAEAVKILQEVLPQARVEQFDRDVITTANKLKKALKRFNDKESDILVGTQMLSKGHDYHGVTLAVVLGMDNMLNMSDYRAREKALSSLIQVAGRSGRAKDAKVIVQTFNEDFFKNYIDNYEDFLEEEKFFRQELYPPYKKLCRILFAHKKGAKAQDEMRKMHDKLLTCKGVEIVGAKKCSIEKVANKYRFEILLRADKSTDIIKAVKASKVDLAEVDMDPIEFG; translated from the coding sequence TTGAACTACTATAATATATCTATCATAGGATCACCTCTTGAGCCTTTTACTTATCATTCTCTGCAAAATATAAACATAGGCACAAAAGTACAAGTACATGTAAAAAACCGAGTACTAGATGGTGTCGTTATAGCTACATGTAATAAGCCGGCATTTCAAACAAATGAGGTTTTAGAAGTAAGTGAATTTTATTATTCACTCAAGCAGATTGCATTGGCTAAGTTTATCGCCTCTTACTACATTTGTTCATTAGGTGATGCCTTTTCTGTTATGATGCCGTTTACAGGTAAGGTTGAAACCTGGGCTGTGCGTCATGAAAGCAAAAAGGGCGAGGTTAAAACCTCACTTCCCAAAAGCAACATAGTTCTTTCAGATAAACAAGAAAAAGCTCTAACATTTTTACAACAACACAAAGTCGCGCTCCTCTTCGGCGATACAGGCAGCGGCAAAACAGAAGTCTACATGAAATACTTTGAGCAGATAATACAAGAGGGCAAGACAAGCATCTTTTTAATGCCTGAGATATCTTTGACTCCGCAGATGTCCAAACGTCTCAAAGAGCATTTCGGCGATGATTTTGTGATGTGGCACTCAAAACTCACCCCTCTGGCAAAGAAAAAAGCACTTGCCAAAATATACGCAGGCGAAGCAAAAATCATAGCGGGCGCACGCTCGGCTCTTTTTTTACCCATAAAAGACTTAGGACTTATTGTCGTCGATGAAGAGCATGATGAGAGCTATAAATCATCTTCACGTCCACGTTACAATGCTAGAGATTTAGCCATTTATATGGGAAAACTCTATGATGTTCATGTAGTACTCGGCAGTGCTACACCATCACTTAACTCATATGCAAAATTTGAACATACACGGCTCAAAGGCGGACATTTCAGCTCTCTTAAAACATTTATATATGAAAAAAGTCCCGAGAGCTTGTCTCCTTTGATTACAGAGAATTTGCAAGAAGTACTGCAAAAAAAAGAGCAGTCTATTGTATTTTTACCGACACGTGCCAATTTTAAATACTTGTTGTGTCAGGATTGCGGACATACTATTAAGTGTGCGTTTTGTAGTGTTGGTATGAGCGTGCATCAACACTCACGCGCACTAAAATGTCATTACTGTAATTTTACACAGGCAATTCCTCAGGTTTGCCCGGAGTGCCATAGTCCAAATTTGACAAGTTCAAGACTCGGCACGGCTGAGGCTGTAAAAATATTACAAGAGGTATTGCCCCAAGCAAGGGTGGAACAGTTTGACAGAGACGTCATAACTACTGCAAATAAACTTAAAAAAGCACTTAAGAGGTTTAATGATAAAGAGAGTGACATTTTAGTGGGAACGCAGATGCTGAGCAAGGGGCATGATTATCATGGTGTAACCTTGGCAGTAGTACTTGGTATGGATAATATGCTCAATATGAGCGATTATCGCGCACGAGAAAAAGCACTCTCTTCTTTGATTCAGGTAGCAGGTAGAAGCGGACGAGCTAAAGATGCCAAAGTTATTGTGCAGACTTTCAATGAAGATTTTTTTAAAAACTACATAGATAACTATGAGGATTTTTTAGAAGAAGAGAAGTTTTTCAGACAAGAGCTGTATCCGCCGTATAAAAAACTCTGCCGTATTTTATTTGCCCATAAAAAGGGAGCAAAAGCACAAGATGAGATGCGAAAAATGCATGATAAACTCCTTACATGTAAAGGTGTAGAAATAGTCGGTGCAAAAAAATGTTCCATAGAAAAAGTGGCAAATAAATACAGATTTGAGATATTACTAAGAGCTGATAAAAGTACAGACATCATAAAAGCTGTTAAAGCTTCGAAAGTTGATTTGGCAGAAGTAGATATGGATCCTATAGAGTTTGGATGA
- the fliE gene encoding flagellar hook-basal body complex protein FliE: MSNINNISGASTADLLKQKSAVEKGGGGEAFAEQLKSAINEVNDIQQDSEKAIADLATGQVKDLHQAALAIGKAETSMKLMLEIRNKALNAYKEIGRTQL; this comes from the coding sequence ATGAGTAATATTAACAATATTTCCGGTGCATCCACAGCAGATCTTTTAAAACAAAAAAGTGCTGTAGAAAAAGGCGGAGGCGGTGAAGCTTTTGCCGAGCAGCTAAAATCAGCCATCAATGAAGTCAATGACATTCAGCAAGACAGTGAAAAAGCCATCGCAGATTTGGCAACAGGTCAGGTAAAAGACCTGCACCAGGCAGCACTTGCAATCGGCAAAGCAGAAACAAGTATGAAACTTATGCTTGAGATCAGAAACAAAGCGCTGAATGCTTATAAAGAGATTGGTAGAACGCAATTATAA